The following are from one region of the Vibrio hyugaensis genome:
- a CDS encoding IS4 family transposase, with the protein MTHSDAKLWAQEQFGQAQLKDPRRTQRLISLATSIANQPGVSVAKLPFSPADMEGAYRFIRNENIDAKDIAEAGFQSTVSRANEHEELLALEDTTTLSFPHRSIKDELGHTNQGDRIRALHVHSTLLFAPQSQTIVGLIEQQRWSRDITKRGQKHQHATRPYKEKESYKWEQASRRVVERLGDKMLDVISVCDREADLFEYLTYKRQHQQRFVVRSMQSRCLEEHAGIPVYYVGCLEQGTSKDKLAWHLLTSEPINNVEDAMRIIGYYERRWLIEDFHKVWKSEGTDVESLRLQSKDNLERLSVIYAFVATRLLALRFIKEVDELTKESCEKVLGKKAWKLLWLKLESKTLPKEVPDMGWAYKNLAKLGGWKDTKRTGRASIKVLWEGWFKLQTILEGYELAMSLDH; encoded by the coding sequence ATGACACACTCAGACGCTAAACTTTGGGCACAAGAACAATTTGGACAAGCACAACTTAAAGACCCTCGAAGAACACAACGCCTCATCAGTTTAGCGACTTCCATTGCTAATCAACCAGGAGTCTCCGTGGCTAAACTTCCTTTTTCTCCCGCCGATATGGAAGGTGCATATCGCTTTATCCGCAATGAAAACATCGATGCAAAAGACATCGCAGAAGCAGGCTTTCAATCAACTGTATCCCGAGCTAACGAGCATGAGGAATTACTCGCGCTTGAAGATACAACAACGCTCAGTTTTCCGCATCGAAGTATAAAAGATGAACTCGGGCACACGAATCAAGGCGATAGAATTCGAGCTCTCCACGTACATTCGACGTTACTTTTTGCACCACAAAGTCAGACCATTGTTGGCCTGATAGAGCAGCAACGATGGAGCCGAGATATTACTAAGCGTGGGCAAAAGCACCAACACGCGACTCGTCCTTATAAGGAGAAAGAGAGTTACAAATGGGAGCAAGCTTCTCGCCGTGTCGTTGAACGCCTAGGGGATAAAATGTTAGATGTTATCTCGGTCTGTGACCGAGAAGCTGACCTATTCGAATACTTAACTTATAAACGTCAACATCAGCAGCGTTTTGTCGTTCGTTCAATGCAAAGTCGTTGTCTAGAAGAGCACGCAGGCATACCTGTTTATTATGTTGGTTGCCTTGAGCAAGGGACATCAAAAGACAAGTTAGCATGGCACCTCTTGACGTCGGAGCCAATAAACAACGTTGAAGACGCTATGAGAATTATCGGTTATTACGAGCGCAGATGGCTGATTGAAGATTTTCATAAAGTCTGGAAAAGTGAAGGGACAGATGTGGAGTCACTCAGGCTACAAAGTAAAGATAACTTAGAGAGATTAAGTGTCATCTATGCCTTTGTTGCTACGCGTTTATTGGCGTTACGCTTCATTAAAGAAGTTGATGAGCTAACGAAAGAAAGTTGTGAAAAGGTATTGGGCAAAAAAGCTTGGAAGCTACTGTGGTTGAAACTAGAAAGTAAGACGTTACCTAAAGAAGTGCCCGATATGGGCTGGGCGTACAAAAATCTCGCTAAATTAGGCGGTTGGAAAGATACCAAGAGGACGGGTAGAGCTTCAATAAAGGTGCTTTGGGAAGGATGGTTTAAACTACAAACCATCCTTGAAGGCTACGAACTCGCAATGTCTCTTGATCACTAG
- a CDS encoding leucine-rich repeat domain-containing protein: MFKKVFMHLIIGAAIVVIGGILHDYFYLFTLGDWILNSGVVYAILLSMLVVFKVKSRTLLYCVFAWFLTTLIICSRLFITQELTLDDVTFNNSSGTITYYNGIYTNISIPDNFGGFPVKAIGRLAFLDRNLDKVIIPDSVTSIESGAFQHNRLSKVSLPSSLITIGEEAFERNDLTVITIPSSVIEIGKGAFSGNNLTRLNIPESVKDIGAEAFSNNNITHVTIPASIKTIKEKLFDRNELTRIIIPNSVTSIEYRAFANNNLNTVDIPKSVTEIGTMSFAYNNIKNISLPHTLTHIGSAAFNNNVIVEINRRQSDGIIYSRNVDGSDDKSSVISYGSNATNLTIPDTVTAIGERAFAYNNLESVIIPDSVRFIGHWAFRDNKISYLKLGNSIENINYRVFAENDLKSVIIPNNIVTIGSGAFANNQLTNVTIPDSVTKIGYAAFESNKLTSLNIPDTVLEVGTSAFEDNNLNSLVISSSVSRINERTFRKNKLVNLTIPDSIKNIDSNAFSLNNIRDVRIPNTVVNLNASAFDDDVKIINAVE; this comes from the coding sequence ATGTTTAAAAAAGTTTTTATGCACTTGATTATTGGTGCTGCGATAGTAGTTATTGGTGGGATTTTACATGATTATTTTTACTTGTTTACATTAGGTGATTGGATTTTAAATAGTGGAGTCGTATATGCTATCTTACTATCGATGTTGGTCGTTTTTAAAGTAAAATCTCGAACCTTATTATATTGTGTTTTTGCATGGTTTTTAACGACGTTGATAATTTGCTCTAGATTATTTATTACTCAAGAGCTAACTTTAGATGATGTGACTTTTAATAATAGCTCTGGCACCATTACATATTACAATGGAATTTATACTAATATCTCTATACCTGATAATTTTGGAGGTTTTCCAGTAAAGGCAATTGGAAGATTAGCATTTCTAGATAGAAATTTGGATAAAGTGATAATCCCAGACTCTGTTACTAGTATTGAAAGTGGTGCTTTCCAGCATAACAGGTTAAGTAAAGTTTCCCTTCCTAGTTCACTAATAACTATCGGTGAAGAGGCTTTCGAACGAAATGACTTAACTGTTATTACTATTCCTAGTTCTGTGATTGAAATAGGAAAAGGAGCTTTTTCTGGAAACAATTTAACTAGACTAAATATTCCAGAATCAGTCAAGGATATTGGAGCTGAAGCCTTTTCTAATAATAACATAACTCATGTTACTATTCCTGCCTCTATAAAAACTATAAAGGAAAAACTTTTCGATAGGAATGAACTAACACGAATTATTATTCCTAACTCGGTTACTTCGATTGAATATAGAGCATTTGCAAATAATAACCTAAATACTGTAGATATACCAAAGTCTGTAACAGAAATAGGTACTATGTCATTTGCTTACAACAATATAAAAAACATATCACTACCTCATACCCTGACTCACATTGGTTCTGCTGCATTTAACAATAATGTGATTGTTGAAATAAATAGGAGACAATCTGATGGGATAATTTATAGTAGGAATGTTGATGGATCTGATGATAAATCAAGTGTCATCTCCTATGGCAGCAATGCTACCAATCTTACTATTCCGGATACAGTAACTGCTATTGGTGAAAGAGCTTTTGCATATAATAATTTAGAGTCTGTGATTATTCCAGATTCGGTCAGATTCATAGGTCACTGGGCATTTCGTGATAACAAAATTTCTTATTTGAAACTAGGGAATTCTATTGAGAATATAAATTATCGAGTATTCGCTGAAAATGATCTGAAGTCCGTTATTATTCCCAATAATATAGTGACGATTGGTTCCGGTGCATTTGCAAATAATCAGCTTACCAATGTTACTATACCAGACTCTGTCACAAAAATTGGATATGCGGCATTTGAAAGTAACAAACTAACTAGCCTCAATATTCCTGACACAGTGCTTGAGGTTGGGACCTCTGCATTTGAAGACAATAATTTGAATAGTTTAGTCATTTCTAGTTCAGTTAGCCGAATTAATGAACGGACATTCAGAAAAAATAAACTTGTCAATTTAACCATTCCTGATTCTATAAAAAATATTGATTCTAATGCATTTAGTTTAAATAATATTAGAGATGTCCGGATACCTAATACTGTAGTTAATTTGAATGCTAGTGCGTTCGATGATGATGTTAAGATAATCAACGCTGTTGAATGA
- a CDS encoding methionine synthase: protein MKTLLPTSTAGSLPKPSWLAQPETLWSPWKLQGDELIDGKRDALRVSLQEQELAGVDIVSDGEQTRQHFVTTFIEHLSGVDFENRKTVTIRNRYDASVPTVVGPVSRTKPVFVEDAKFLRQQTKQPIKWALPGPMTMIDTLYDDHYDSREKLAWEFAKILNQEAKELEAAGVDIIQFDEPAFNVFFDDVNEWGIACLERAIEGLKCETAVHICYGYGIKANTDWKKTLGSEWRQYEEVFPKLQKSNIDIISLECHNSRVPIELLELIRGKKVMVGAIDVATNEIETPEEVAETLREALKYVDADKLYPCTNCGMAPLSREVSTAKLNALSAGAELIRKELAGWLSL from the coding sequence ATGAAAACACTATTACCGACTTCAACGGCGGGCAGCTTACCTAAGCCTTCTTGGCTGGCTCAACCAGAGACGCTCTGGTCACCTTGGAAACTGCAAGGCGATGAGCTGATTGATGGCAAACGCGATGCGCTGCGTGTCTCTTTGCAAGAGCAAGAACTGGCAGGGGTCGATATTGTCAGTGATGGTGAACAAACTCGCCAACACTTTGTGACGACCTTTATTGAACACCTTAGCGGCGTAGACTTTGAGAACCGCAAAACCGTGACCATTCGTAATCGTTATGACGCGAGTGTGCCGACGGTTGTTGGCCCAGTAAGCCGAACCAAACCTGTATTTGTGGAAGATGCGAAGTTCTTGCGTCAGCAAACCAAACAACCGATCAAGTGGGCGCTGCCGGGGCCAATGACGATGATCGACACACTGTATGATGATCACTACGATAGCCGTGAAAAACTGGCTTGGGAATTCGCAAAGATCCTCAACCAAGAAGCCAAAGAGCTTGAAGCGGCGGGTGTCGACATTATCCAATTTGATGAGCCCGCATTTAATGTGTTCTTTGATGATGTGAACGAGTGGGGTATTGCTTGCTTAGAACGCGCCATTGAAGGACTCAAGTGCGAAACCGCAGTGCATATCTGCTATGGCTACGGCATCAAAGCCAACACGGATTGGAAGAAGACGCTAGGCTCTGAGTGGCGACAATACGAAGAGGTTTTCCCGAAGCTGCAGAAATCCAATATCGATATTATCTCGCTTGAGTGTCATAACTCACGTGTACCTATCGAACTACTAGAACTTATCCGCGGCAAAAAAGTGATGGTTGGCGCAATTGATGTGGCAACCAACGAGATTGAAACACCAGAAGAAGTTGCAGAAACACTGCGCGAAGCACTTAAGTACGTTGATGCGGACAAACTTTACCCGTGCACCAACTGCGGCATGGCGCCTCTATCTCGTGAAGTTTCAACTGCTAAGCTCAATGCACTCAGCGCAGGCGCAGAGCTCATTCGTAAAGAGTTGGCGGGTTGGTTGAGTCTTTAG
- a CDS encoding GNAT family N-acetyltransferase — translation MELRAFEKEDYEALIRWIDSEQLRYQWGGPNFNFPLDHQQISLHCAKPEVFPFMLVFDGKQAGYVELFKESQSQFRICRVFVSNDFRGKGLSKVMLTQLIELSQTQYHAQVLSLAVFERNTVAKNCYESLGFEVTSRESGERSFDGEIWDLLFMEKRF, via the coding sequence ATGGAACTGAGAGCATTTGAAAAGGAAGATTACGAGGCACTCATCCGTTGGATTGATTCAGAGCAACTGCGCTATCAATGGGGTGGGCCAAATTTCAATTTCCCTCTAGACCACCAACAGATTAGCCTCCATTGCGCGAAACCTGAAGTCTTCCCGTTTATGCTCGTTTTTGACGGGAAGCAGGCTGGCTATGTTGAGCTGTTTAAAGAGTCTCAATCCCAATTTAGAATTTGTCGTGTTTTTGTTTCCAATGATTTTCGAGGGAAAGGTCTTTCGAAAGTCATGCTCACGCAGCTCATCGAACTGTCTCAAACTCAGTATCATGCTCAAGTCTTGTCGTTGGCGGTCTTTGAACGTAACACCGTGGCCAAGAATTGTTATGAATCTCTTGGGTTTGAAGTGACGTCGCGTGAATCAGGAGAGCGTTCTTTTGATGGCGAGATCTGGGATTTGTTATTCATGGAAAAGCGTTTTTAG
- a CDS encoding hydrolase, whose protein sequence is MLSKNTTGLIVVDVQGKLATLMHESETLIESTTKLVKGAKALKLPIVWLEQNPDRLGPTVEPIREVLAKDHLPIAKYTFDGCKEPTFKLAVENAKVDTWLVCGIEAHICVYQTAVSLRQMGYKVELVTDCVSSRTPANKALALAKLTANGVGLTGVEMCLYEMVEDCRAPEFKEILGLIK, encoded by the coding sequence ATGTTATCGAAGAATACCACGGGTCTAATTGTTGTCGACGTTCAGGGTAAACTGGCAACGCTAATGCACGAAAGCGAAACGCTGATTGAGAGTACGACTAAGTTAGTCAAGGGCGCAAAGGCTCTCAAGCTTCCTATTGTTTGGCTTGAGCAAAACCCAGACCGATTAGGTCCGACGGTAGAACCGATTCGTGAAGTGCTCGCGAAAGATCACTTACCCATCGCCAAGTACACCTTTGATGGTTGTAAAGAGCCGACATTCAAACTCGCGGTAGAAAACGCCAAAGTCGATACTTGGTTGGTTTGTGGTATCGAAGCGCACATTTGTGTGTATCAAACCGCGGTGTCGCTGCGTCAAATGGGTTACAAAGTGGAACTGGTGACGGATTGCGTTTCTTCTCGAACGCCAGCCAACAAAGCGCTCGCGCTTGCAAAACTGACTGCGAATGGCGTTGGCCTAACAGGCGTAGAAATGTGTTTGTATGAAATGGTAGAAGATTGCCGAGCACCAGAGTTTAAAGAGATCTTAGGGCTCATCAAATAA
- a CDS encoding LysR family transcriptional regulator encodes MNLKRFLTFKTIVEEGSFLKASQKLYCTQSTVTFQIKQLEQDLSLQLFEKIGRKMVLTQAGEKILPYVYELARVMENIEGTAQQESSEPTGELKVLIAETQLAYKMANVLKEFRIRAPNVRLSLQSQNCYKIRDELIADKADLGVFYRVGNDDALKVHEFEQEPLVLVASSLLTGLDLQKRDQHIDLGFISNGPKCLFRQTFESIIQERNISIDNMIELSSINTIKNCVESNIGISYLPRFTVEKELQEGSLQELAFTDAPQMIKPLCGYHAGKCVTPAMEVFIDCMRNAH; translated from the coding sequence ATGAATCTAAAGCGTTTCCTTACGTTTAAAACCATTGTTGAGGAAGGCTCATTTCTGAAAGCATCACAAAAGCTTTATTGCACTCAGTCGACAGTGACCTTTCAGATCAAACAGTTAGAACAAGATCTCTCATTGCAATTGTTCGAAAAGATCGGCCGAAAAATGGTGCTGACTCAGGCAGGAGAAAAGATCCTTCCGTACGTTTATGAGCTCGCACGAGTGATGGAAAACATTGAAGGCACGGCACAACAAGAGAGCTCTGAGCCGACAGGGGAGTTGAAGGTTTTAATCGCCGAAACTCAGCTCGCTTATAAAATGGCCAATGTTTTGAAGGAATTCAGAATACGAGCGCCGAATGTAAGGCTCTCTTTGCAATCACAAAACTGCTATAAGATTCGTGATGAATTGATTGCTGATAAAGCCGATTTGGGTGTGTTTTATCGTGTCGGTAATGATGATGCACTCAAGGTGCATGAGTTTGAGCAAGAGCCGCTAGTCCTTGTTGCTTCGTCGCTTTTAACAGGATTGGATTTGCAGAAAAGGGATCAACACATTGATCTGGGGTTCATCAGTAATGGTCCTAAGTGCCTTTTCCGACAGACCTTTGAGAGCATCATCCAAGAGCGCAACATCAGCATCGATAACATGATTGAGCTGAGTAGCATTAACACCATCAAAAACTGTGTAGAGAGTAATATCGGTATCTCTTATCTGCCTCGCTTCACTGTTGAAAAAGAACTGCAAGAGGGCAGTCTGCAAGAGCTAGCGTTTACCGACGCACCGCAAATGATCAAACCGCTGTGTGGCTACCATGCCGGAAAGTGTGTTACGCCTGCAATGGAAGTCTTTATCGACTGTATGCGTAATGCGCACTAG
- a CDS encoding DUF1852 domain-containing protein, translating to MNNDFNFAIKSIRFDENYQPSDSTRITTNFANLARGDSRQNNLRNALRMIDNRFNALAHWDNPNGDRYNVELEIISVDMDIQGSGEAFPSIEVLKTNIIDRKTNERIEGIVGNNFSSYVRDYDFSVLLLDHNKDQPQFSIPADFGELHGKLFKAFVKSESYQQHFQKPPVICLSVSDNKVYRRTENQHPVLGFEYQPNESSLTEQYFKKMGLQVRYFMPPNSVAPLAFYFFGDLLNDYSNLELISTISTMETFQKIYRPEIYNANAVAGQCYQPNLKNLDHSLTQIVYDREERSQLAKEQGKFAEENFIKPYQAILEQWSANYA from the coding sequence ATGAATAACGATTTCAACTTTGCTATTAAGAGCATCCGTTTTGATGAGAACTACCAACCATCAGACAGCACGCGCATCACGACCAACTTTGCCAACCTAGCTCGTGGTGACAGCCGACAAAATAACCTTCGTAATGCACTGCGCATGATCGACAATCGTTTTAACGCCTTGGCACATTGGGATAATCCAAATGGCGATCGTTACAATGTCGAGTTGGAAATCATTTCTGTGGATATGGACATCCAAGGTAGTGGTGAAGCGTTCCCTTCCATCGAAGTGCTTAAAACCAACATTATTGACCGCAAAACCAACGAACGTATCGAAGGCATTGTCGGTAACAACTTCTCTTCTTATGTGCGCGATTACGACTTTAGCGTTCTGCTGTTAGACCACAACAAAGACCAGCCTCAATTTAGCATTCCTGCTGATTTTGGTGAGTTGCACGGCAAGCTGTTTAAAGCGTTCGTGAAGTCGGAATCGTACCAACAACATTTCCAAAAACCGCCAGTGATTTGTTTGAGTGTGTCGGACAACAAGGTTTACCGCCGTACTGAAAACCAGCATCCAGTGTTGGGTTTTGAATACCAGCCAAACGAATCGTCATTGACCGAGCAGTACTTCAAAAAGATGGGCTTACAGGTACGCTACTTTATGCCGCCAAACAGTGTCGCTCCGTTGGCATTCTACTTCTTCGGTGACTTGTTGAATGACTATTCTAACCTAGAGCTGATCAGCACCATCAGTACCATGGAGACGTTCCAGAAGATTTATCGCCCAGAGATTTACAACGCGAATGCGGTAGCCGGCCAGTGTTACCAACCGAATTTGAAGAATCTCGATCACTCATTAACCCAAATCGTTTATGACCGCGAAGAGCGCAGCCAGCTTGCGAAAGAGCAAGGGAAGTTTGCTGAGGAGAATTTCATCAAACCTTATCAAGCGATCCTTGAGCAATGGTCTGCAAATTACGCGTAA
- a CDS encoding HlyD family secretion protein — MTADHKFKHWMRTLIVLFIVLFFYIIIADRHAPITTEGRVQGYVVQVAPEVSGKVTDVLIANNQSVHKGDVLFTIDARKYKIALEQAQLSLQSAYEKEATLYSQREAALANIARAQATYNNAHSEYSRLQKLSKQKVISQSNLDSAYAQNQVSRAALKAEQQNLKVIEAQLGDKKGQSTAVRIAQNGIEKAQLDLTNTAVLAPSDGVVTNLQLEVGTMANTNMPLLTFVPTGSMWVAADFREKSVAGVDNSYHAMVAFDANPGSVYDFDLSSRDYGVAAAQQTPNGALTKVEVNNRWIRDAQRTRVNLTSEEALPSSLFVGSRATIVLYPDNSPFWAMMAQVQIYLASWFHFIY, encoded by the coding sequence ATGACGGCAGATCATAAATTCAAACACTGGATGCGAACACTTATTGTCCTGTTCATTGTACTATTTTTCTACATCATCATTGCGGATCGACACGCTCCAATCACGACCGAAGGGCGAGTCCAAGGTTACGTGGTGCAAGTTGCACCAGAAGTTTCAGGTAAAGTGACCGATGTGCTGATTGCCAACAACCAGTCTGTACACAAAGGCGATGTGCTGTTCACCATTGATGCTCGTAAATACAAAATCGCTTTAGAACAAGCGCAGCTTTCACTGCAATCCGCCTACGAGAAAGAAGCAACACTGTATTCGCAGCGGGAAGCTGCACTGGCAAACATTGCTCGTGCTCAAGCGACTTACAACAACGCGCACAGTGAGTACTCACGTTTACAAAAGTTGTCGAAGCAAAAAGTCATTTCTCAATCCAACTTAGACAGTGCCTACGCACAAAACCAAGTGTCACGAGCTGCGCTCAAAGCAGAACAACAAAACTTGAAAGTGATTGAAGCACAACTTGGGGACAAAAAAGGCCAAAGCACCGCAGTACGCATTGCTCAAAACGGTATTGAGAAAGCTCAACTCGACCTAACTAATACCGCAGTCCTTGCTCCAAGTGACGGCGTAGTAACTAACCTGCAATTGGAAGTCGGCACCATGGCAAACACCAACATGCCATTGCTTACCTTTGTACCAACCGGATCAATGTGGGTTGCTGCGGATTTTCGTGAGAAATCGGTAGCGGGCGTCGACAACAGTTACCACGCCATGGTTGCGTTTGATGCTAACCCAGGTTCGGTTTATGACTTCGACCTATCTAGCCGAGATTACGGCGTTGCCGCTGCACAGCAAACTCCAAACGGTGCATTGACCAAAGTTGAAGTGAACAACCGTTGGATACGTGATGCGCAGCGCACTCGCGTGAACCTTACCAGCGAAGAAGCCTTACCTTCCTCTCTGTTCGTCGGTTCTCGTGCCACTATCGTTCTTTACCCAGACAACAGTCCGTTCTGGGCAATGATGGCACAAGTTCAAATCTACCTTGCTAGCTGGTTCCACTTTATCTACTAG
- a CDS encoding DUF2955 domain-containing protein, with the protein MKTLRIWFGCSMGLALSMIFGWSYGFFAVMLPLFVLGRMDHFSLPLVLMVLFSAVWTTVQATFILEYLQFHPTLMFAAVGIMMLFKCIAMMNPKTYLFGYMGLLVGSIVLNFASYDFMDIEEFNVNLWVISFSNIFVCALAYWLFPEPESKILQTEMTTPVKSDIDYISQVAMGWVVAMAAFLVFQIGDLYDSLSAQASILIILTPMTLAGSMAMAKIRIIGTALGCIAGMAVQLILGSWFGHGLLFWLAFTIAMGPFCLWLTKGQVKAAIAFSAMSALSVPLTTSLVPEQKDAFFSILYRFSSIFVAVMLTAMVMWVVHHWIRVMLLKHPEMKNFDID; encoded by the coding sequence ATGAAAACCTTACGCATTTGGTTTGGCTGCTCAATGGGTTTGGCGTTGAGCATGATCTTTGGTTGGTCTTACGGTTTCTTTGCCGTCATGCTGCCACTGTTCGTGCTCGGCCGTATGGACCACTTCAGTCTGCCACTCGTCTTGATGGTGTTGTTCTCTGCGGTTTGGACCACGGTTCAAGCCACCTTTATTCTCGAATACTTACAGTTCCATCCCACACTGATGTTCGCGGCGGTGGGCATTATGATGCTGTTTAAATGCATCGCAATGATGAACCCAAAAACCTATCTGTTTGGCTACATGGGCTTATTGGTTGGCTCGATCGTGCTGAACTTCGCGAGTTACGATTTCATGGATATTGAAGAGTTCAACGTCAACCTTTGGGTGATTTCGTTCAGCAATATTTTTGTTTGTGCCCTCGCCTATTGGCTATTCCCAGAGCCAGAATCGAAGATCTTGCAAACAGAAATGACCACGCCGGTAAAAAGCGATATCGACTACATCAGCCAAGTAGCCATGGGTTGGGTGGTGGCGATGGCGGCATTTTTGGTATTCCAAATAGGTGATTTGTACGACTCACTTTCGGCGCAGGCTTCGATCCTCATCATCCTAACGCCAATGACATTGGCAGGCTCAATGGCCATGGCGAAAATCCGCATCATCGGTACAGCGCTGGGTTGTATCGCGGGTATGGCGGTGCAGTTAATCTTGGGCAGTTGGTTTGGTCATGGGTTGCTGTTCTGGCTGGCGTTTACTATCGCTATGGGGCCATTCTGTTTGTGGCTAACGAAAGGACAAGTCAAAGCCGCCATTGCGTTCTCGGCGATGTCTGCCCTCTCCGTTCCACTGACCACATCATTGGTGCCTGAGCAGAAAGACGCGTTCTTCTCCATCTTGTACCGATTCAGTTCGATATTCGTAGCGGTAATGCTCACCGCAATGGTGATGTGGGTGGTACACCACTGGATTCGCGTGATGTTGTTGAAGCATCCTGAGATGAAGAACTTCGATATCGACTAA
- a CDS encoding LysR family transcriptional regulator encodes MNVSFDDLHLFSQTVVHGGISAAAEANQLQRSKVSRRLQELEKALGCQLLIRTTRTIELTEHGKRLFELVVQPIEHIQQGLNVMHEYQQELTGKVRVAIPSALMSSAAFNSIINEYTTRYPEMSVEIENHQESVDLKRQAFDLQLLPSVAKVSDDSYVQFSLLPYRSHFVASQAYLDAHPPLKSMDDLKHHRLLTNRYNAGLLDPELHVAVRSDDLNLLRLMAITGNGIAFIPQVHSKPALEDGQLVEVLPEFTHPKQHLTLIYPSNLFLPNKVKVLIELFRERFK; translated from the coding sequence ATGAACGTTAGTTTTGATGATCTTCACCTGTTTAGCCAAACCGTTGTGCACGGTGGTATCAGTGCTGCGGCAGAGGCGAACCAGTTACAACGCTCCAAAGTGAGCCGCAGACTACAGGAATTGGAGAAAGCGCTGGGCTGCCAATTGCTGATTCGAACCACGCGAACCATAGAGCTTACCGAGCACGGCAAGCGTCTGTTTGAGCTGGTGGTGCAACCCATAGAGCACATTCAACAAGGTTTGAATGTGATGCATGAATACCAACAAGAGTTGACGGGTAAAGTGCGTGTTGCGATTCCCTCTGCATTGATGAGCTCGGCGGCGTTTAATTCGATCATTAACGAATATACGACCCGTTACCCTGAGATGTCGGTAGAGATTGAGAACCACCAAGAGAGTGTCGATCTTAAGCGACAAGCGTTTGATCTTCAGCTTTTACCGAGCGTGGCGAAAGTCTCGGACGACAGCTATGTTCAGTTCAGCTTATTGCCTTACCGCAGTCACTTTGTCGCTTCCCAAGCTTACTTAGATGCCCATCCCCCTCTAAAGAGCATGGACGATTTAAAGCATCATCGTTTGCTGACTAACCGATACAATGCCGGGTTGTTAGATCCAGAATTGCACGTGGCGGTTAGGTCGGACGATTTGAACTTGCTGCGGTTAATGGCGATTACAGGTAACGGCATCGCCTTTATCCCGCAAGTACACTCTAAGCCAGCTTTAGAAGACGGCCAGTTAGTCGAAGTATTGCCAGAGTTCACGCACCCTAAACAACATCTGACGTTGATTTACCCGTCTAATCTGTTTTTACCCAACAAGGTCAAAGTGTTAATCGAACTGTTTCGAGAGCGATTCAAATAG